In Paracoccus jeotgali, the following are encoded in one genomic region:
- a CDS encoding extracellular solute-binding protein, whose amino-acid sequence MRQIARLAALILPILTLPLAAQEAPTTIASGIGVFGPPELPEGFEHLRYVNPDAPKGGEFSMALTGGFDSFNPYTVRGRGAALSTVMHESLMEGTADEIGAAYCLLCETIEYPESRDWVIFTLRPEAKFSDGSPVTAQDVLFTYEVLRDKGLNSFRAVIAQSIAGATVLDDRRIRFDFVPGYPRRDVIQAAGGLPVFSQADFRDNDRDLEAASSTPFVGSGPYMFDSADMGRTVVWRRNPDYWARDLPLKRGRHNFDRIRIEYFADSDAAFEAFKAGEYTFRNENSSISWATGYDFPGVERGHVIKTELPNGTKAPAQGFFFNLRREKFQDIRVREAIGLMFNFDWANTALFYDLYTRIESFWDNSPLRANGPPSEAELALLTPVAADLPNGILTEPAFVPPHGGPRQLDRGALRKAADLLNEAGWQVGKDGVRRNAQGQTLQVEFMNDSQAFDRIINPYVENLRALGIDARMARVDDAEYETRRYRFEYDLMVGHSLTDMIAGDGLYQNFGSQGADDVFNPAGLANPAIDTLIGHAVAAQTQEEMTVAVHALDRALRALRIWVPNWYKPSHTVAYYEQYEHPAELPPLMLGELDFWWYNAEKAEKLKAAGALR is encoded by the coding sequence ATGGCGCTGACCGGGGGCTTTGACAGCTTCAACCCCTATACCGTCCGCGGCCGCGGTGCGGCGCTGTCCACGGTGATGCACGAATCCCTGATGGAGGGCACGGCGGACGAGATCGGCGCCGCCTATTGCCTGCTGTGCGAGACCATAGAATACCCCGAAAGCCGCGACTGGGTGATCTTTACTCTGCGCCCAGAGGCAAAGTTTTCGGACGGCAGCCCGGTGACTGCGCAGGACGTGCTGTTCACCTATGAGGTGCTGCGCGACAAGGGGCTGAACTCGTTTCGTGCCGTCATCGCGCAGTCGATTGCCGGGGCCACGGTGCTGGACGACCGGCGCATCCGCTTTGATTTCGTGCCCGGCTATCCGCGCCGCGACGTGATCCAGGCGGCGGGCGGGCTGCCGGTGTTTTCGCAGGCCGATTTCCGCGACAATGACCGCGATCTGGAGGCGGCCAGCAGCACGCCCTTTGTCGGCTCGGGCCCCTATATGTTCGACAGCGCCGATATGGGCCGCACCGTGGTCTGGCGGCGCAACCCGGACTATTGGGCCCGCGATCTGCCGCTGAAGCGCGGGCGGCACAATTTCGACCGCATCCGAATCGAGTATTTCGCTGATTCCGATGCCGCGTTCGAGGCGTTCAAGGCCGGCGAATACACCTTCCGCAACGAAAACTCGTCCATTTCATGGGCGACCGGCTATGATTTCCCCGGTGTCGAGCGTGGCCATGTCATCAAGACCGAGCTGCCCAACGGCACCAAGGCGCCCGCGCAAGGCTTCTTCTTCAACCTGCGGCGCGAGAAGTTTCAGGACATCCGCGTCCGCGAGGCGATCGGGCTGATGTTCAATTTCGACTGGGCCAACACGGCGCTGTTCTATGACCTCTATACCCGCATCGAATCCTTCTGGGACAACAGCCCGCTGCGCGCAAATGGCCCGCCAAGCGAGGCAGAGCTGGCGCTGCTGACCCCCGTCGCCGCCGATCTGCCCAATGGCATCCTGACCGAGCCCGCCTTTGTGCCGCCCCATGGCGGGCCGCGCCAGCTTGACCGGGGGGCGCTGCGCAAGGCCGCCGATCTGCTGAACGAGGCCGGCTGGCAGGTCGGCAAGGACGGCGTGCGCCGGAACGCGCAGGGGCAGACCCTGCAGGTCGAATTCATGAACGATTCCCAAGCCTTCGACCGCATCATCAATCCTTATGTCGAGAATCTGCGGGCGTTGGGGATCGATGCCCGCATGGCGCGGGTCGATGACGCGGAATACGAGACGCGGCGTTACCGTTTCGAATATGATCTGATGGTCGGCCATTCGCTGACCGACATGATCGCGGGCGACGGGCTGTATCAGAATTTCGGCTCGCAAGGCGCCGATGACGTCTTTAACCCCGCCGGTCTCGCCAACCCGGCCATCGACACGCTGATCGGGCACGCAGTCGCCGCTCAGACGCAGGAAGAGATGACCGTCGCCGTCCATGCGCTGGACCGGGCGCTGCGCGCGCTGCGGATCTGGGTGCCCAACTGGTACAAGCCCAGCCACACCGTCGCCTATTACGAGCAATACGAACATCCCGCCGAATTGCCGCCGCTGATGCTGGGTGAGCTTGATTTCTGGTGGTATAACGCAGAAAAGGCCGAAAAGCTGAAAGCGGCCGGGGCGCTGCGCTAA